A genome region from Tolypothrix sp. PCC 7712 includes the following:
- a CDS encoding zinc-dependent alcohol dehydrogenase has translation MLAALLYGQEDLRLEQVSDPTPAAGEVVIKVGAATTCGTDLKVWRRGGHARMLKPPTLFGHEAAGQIVALGEGVTGWRVGDRIVANNSAPCMNCFFCQRQEYSLCPNLTWNNGTFAEYLKIPAPIVQHNMLPIPNDLPFALAAMTEPLACVLHGVGRTEIKPVDRVVVIGDGAIGLMFVAAIADSAKAEVWLWGGNDQRLEIGKKLGAAKTFNYHQIPDIPGVVKEHTQGWGADVVIEATGVPSVWETAIACARPGATVNLFGGCPRDTTITVNTEQLHYSELTLKGVFHNTPKYVRAALALIASHRLPLELLISEHRPLQDLAQVFNDMKARKVIKVALTA, from the coding sequence GTGTTAGCAGCCTTACTTTATGGTCAAGAAGATTTACGCTTAGAGCAGGTATCCGATCCGACTCCGGCTGCTGGTGAGGTAGTGATTAAGGTGGGGGCGGCTACAACTTGCGGTACCGATTTAAAAGTCTGGCGGCGTGGTGGTCATGCCAGAATGCTGAAACCACCTACTTTGTTTGGTCATGAAGCAGCTGGGCAAATTGTCGCCCTGGGTGAAGGTGTTACAGGTTGGCGAGTAGGCGATCGCATTGTTGCGAATAACTCTGCTCCATGCATGAATTGTTTTTTTTGTCAACGACAAGAATATTCCCTCTGCCCAAATTTGACTTGGAATAACGGCACCTTTGCGGAATATCTGAAAATTCCCGCGCCGATAGTACAGCATAATATGCTGCCCATTCCCAATGACTTGCCCTTTGCATTAGCCGCCATGACAGAACCCCTAGCTTGTGTATTGCATGGCGTAGGGCGTACCGAAATCAAACCCGTAGATCGGGTAGTAGTGATCGGGGATGGGGCAATTGGGCTCATGTTTGTCGCTGCCATAGCTGATAGTGCCAAAGCTGAGGTATGGCTATGGGGCGGTAACGACCAAAGATTAGAAATTGGTAAAAAGTTAGGTGCAGCCAAAACATTTAACTATCATCAAATTCCCGACATTCCCGGCGTAGTCAAAGAACACACCCAAGGATGGGGCGCAGATGTCGTCATTGAAGCCACAGGAGTACCCAGCGTTTGGGAAACTGCGATCGCTTGTGCCCGTCCTGGTGCAACTGTTAATTTATTTGGTGGTTGTCCACGAGATACAACTATTACAGTCAACACAGAACAGCTACACTATAGCGAACTTACCCTAAAGGGCGTATTTCACAACACCCCCAAATATGTACGCGCAGCCCTAGCATTAATAGCTAGCCATAGACTACCTTTAGAACTACTCATCAGCGAACATCGTCCCTTACAAGATTTAGCGCAAGTATTTAATGATATGAAAGCGCGCAAGGTAATTAAAGTAGCGCTGACAGCGTGA
- a CDS encoding glycosyltransferase family 4 protein: MKIAQVAPLWERVPPPTYGGIELVVSHLTDELVRRGHEVTLFASGDSQTLANLEAVYPRALRLDPHVKEYAVYEMLELSQVYQRAKEFDIIHSHVGISALSLASLVPTPTVHTLHGSFTNDNRKVYRHHQKQPYISISNAQRQVDLNYFGTVYNGINPDDYPFKAQPQEPEYLAFLGRFSPEKGPHHAIAIAKQTGWRLKMAGKIDAVDSKFFEQEIAPHIDGQQIQYLGEVNHAEKAELLGNAAITLFPITWQEPFGLVMIESMATGTPVIAMNLGSVPEVIAQGETGFICQNYEQMAQMIPQALNLNRQTCRQYVENKFSVSQMVNGYEAVYKQIIKDRITSNGRIHAAKIQL; encoded by the coding sequence ATGAAGATCGCTCAAGTTGCCCCCTTATGGGAAAGAGTTCCCCCCCCTACATATGGAGGAATTGAACTGGTAGTAAGTCACTTGACCGATGAATTAGTTCGTCGTGGTCATGAAGTTACTTTATTTGCCTCCGGCGATTCCCAAACTCTGGCTAATTTGGAAGCAGTTTATCCCCGAGCATTACGCTTAGACCCCCATGTCAAAGAGTATGCAGTTTATGAAATGCTTGAACTGAGCCAAGTTTACCAGCGAGCCAAGGAATTTGATATTATTCATTCCCATGTAGGCATCTCGGCATTGTCTTTAGCGAGTTTAGTTCCCACTCCGACTGTACATACTCTGCACGGCAGCTTTACTAACGACAACCGTAAAGTTTATCGCCATCATCAAAAGCAACCATACATTAGTATTAGTAACGCTCAACGGCAAGTAGACTTAAACTACTTTGGCACTGTTTATAACGGAATTAATCCTGATGATTATCCGTTTAAAGCCCAACCCCAAGAACCAGAATACTTGGCATTCTTAGGTCGCTTTTCCCCCGAAAAGGGGCCACACCATGCGATCGCAATTGCAAAGCAAACTGGTTGGCGCTTAAAAATGGCAGGAAAAATTGATGCAGTAGACTCGAAGTTTTTTGAACAAGAGATTGCTCCCCACATTGATGGTCAGCAAATTCAATATTTAGGCGAAGTCAACCATGCCGAAAAAGCTGAACTTCTGGGCAATGCTGCCATAACTCTTTTTCCCATTACCTGGCAAGAACCTTTTGGTTTAGTCATGATTGAATCAATGGCAACTGGTACACCTGTAATTGCCATGAATCTCGGTTCCGTACCAGAAGTAATTGCCCAGGGTGAAACAGGTTTTATCTGCCAAAACTATGAACAAATGGCACAGATGATTCCGCAAGCTTTAAACCTCAATCGCCAAACCTGCCGCCAATACGTAGAAAACAAATTTAGTGTCAGCCAAATGGTTAACGGTTATGAAGCCGTCTACAAGCAAATTATCAAGGATCGCATAACTTCCAATGGCCGCATTCATGCTGCCAAGATTCAGCTTTAA
- the xth gene encoding exodeoxyribonuclease III — protein sequence MKIATWNVNSIRIRLEQVIDWLNQNPVDVLCLQETKVTDSQFPRSPFEDLGYQVYISGQKSYNGVALISRQPLLDISTGFTAIVPNLQPEWDEQKRVITGVLDNVRIVNLYVPNGSSIGSEKYEYKLRWLTVLREYLQLLLKSHPAICVCGDFNIALENKDIHDKAKPDNHIMASEAERQALRDILTLGFADAFRKFTSEGGHFSWWDYRTAAFQRNLGWRIDHHYLTPVLYERATSCMIDVAPRKLTQPSDHTPVVVELGI from the coding sequence ATGAAAATCGCTACTTGGAACGTGAACTCAATCCGTATTCGTTTAGAACAAGTTATTGATTGGTTAAATCAAAATCCTGTGGATGTTCTCTGCTTGCAAGAGACAAAAGTAACTGATAGCCAATTTCCGCGATCGCCTTTTGAAGACTTAGGCTATCAAGTATATATATCAGGGCAAAAATCATACAACGGTGTAGCTTTAATCAGCCGACAACCTTTGTTAGATATAAGTACTGGGTTCACCGCAATTGTGCCTAATTTACAACCTGAATGGGACGAGCAAAAACGTGTAATTACTGGAGTCCTTGATAATGTGAGGATTGTCAATCTTTATGTTCCCAATGGTTCATCTATAGGTAGCGAAAAATACGAATACAAGCTGCGTTGGTTAACAGTACTACGGGAGTATTTGCAACTACTATTAAAATCACATCCTGCTATCTGTGTATGCGGTGACTTTAATATTGCTTTAGAAAATAAGGATATTCACGATAAAGCCAAACCAGACAATCACATCATGGCATCTGAAGCAGAACGCCAAGCCTTGCGAGATATACTGACACTGGGATTTGCTGATGCCTTTCGTAAATTCACCTCTGAAGGCGGTCACTTCAGCTGGTGGGATTACCGTACCGCAGCCTTTCAGCGTAACTTAGGCTGGCGGATTGACCATCACTATCTCACACCAGTATTGTATGAGCGGGCAACGAGTTGCATGATTGATGTCGCACCGAGAAAATTGACTCAACCCAGCGACCATACACCTGTAGTTGTGGAATTGGGGATTTAG
- the hppD gene encoding 4-hydroxyphenylpyruvate dioxygenase yields MQTRENKIFPLPEEDSIKLKKIDYVEFYVGNAKQAAYFYCKCFGFRAIAYAGLETGMRDRSSYVVAQSNIRFVFTSALTPEGPVAEYVRLHGDGVYNIALQVDDARACFATAIARGAQPILEPTIFQEQNGYLVKATIKSYSGDLVHSFIERHNYSNFAPQYQPIANISSNNYAGLFDIDHIVINVELGKMDLWADFYCKVLDLQESQLFTSDDISTKYSSLMSKVLQNNTGQIRFPINEPAAGYRKSQIQEYLDFHYGPGVQHIALRTNNIVKAVTELRNHGVEFLETPDIYYENLQQRIGQIDEDIETLRELKILLDRDEKGYLLQIFTKPLVTRPTFFIEIIQRKGAQGLGNGNFKALFEAIEREQAARGNLLPFS; encoded by the coding sequence ATGCAAACTAGAGAAAATAAAATATTTCCTTTGCCAGAAGAGGATTCCATCAAATTAAAAAAAATTGACTATGTAGAATTTTATGTAGGTAATGCAAAGCAAGCAGCCTACTTTTATTGTAAATGTTTTGGCTTTAGGGCGATCGCCTATGCGGGATTGGAAACTGGAATGCGCGATCGCAGTTCGTATGTTGTCGCACAATCAAATATCCGCTTTGTGTTTACCTCGGCGCTAACACCAGAGGGGCCAGTAGCCGAATATGTGAGGTTACATGGTGACGGAGTGTATAATATTGCCTTGCAAGTAGATGATGCTCGTGCTTGTTTTGCAACTGCGATCGCACGTGGCGCACAACCAATACTAGAACCGACGATTTTTCAAGAACAAAATGGTTATCTTGTGAAAGCAACAATCAAAAGTTATAGCGGTGACCTAGTTCATTCTTTTATCGAGCGTCATAACTATAGCAATTTTGCGCCTCAATATCAGCCGATTGCCAATATATCAAGCAACAATTATGCTGGTTTATTTGATATTGACCACATTGTGATTAATGTCGAATTAGGCAAAATGGATTTATGGGCAGACTTTTATTGCAAAGTACTAGACTTGCAAGAGAGTCAACTATTTACTAGCGATGATATTTCTACTAAATATTCTTCGTTGATGTCAAAAGTTTTGCAAAATAATACTGGTCAAATTAGATTTCCCATTAATGAACCAGCAGCAGGCTATCGTAAATCACAAATTCAGGAATATTTAGATTTTCATTATGGCCCTGGTGTGCAACATATTGCCCTCAGAACCAATAATATTGTGAAAGCAGTCACAGAATTGCGTAATCATGGTGTGGAATTTTTAGAAACTCCAGATATTTATTACGAGAATTTGCAACAACGCATTGGTCAAATTGATGAAGATATAGAGACGTTGCGAGAATTGAAAATCTTACTCGATAGAGATGAAAAAGGATATCTCCTGCAAATATTCACTAAGCCATTAGTAACTAGACCAACATTTTTTATTGAAATTATTCAACGCAAAGGTGCACAAGGGCTAGGTAATGGTAATTTTAAAGCCTTATTTGAAGCCATTGAGCGTGAGCAAGCAGCCCGTGGTAATTTATTACCTTTTAGCTAA
- a CDS encoding alpha/beta hydrolase yields the protein MGRIWGNLQTVKGGFCAIAIAQILGTATSAKAAETVVVRYGPFAESFAVADLQKAAETGEFPRDIALFTNKLPEEQRRSILGALRMKIPLNVVAISRLLNTQIGTAILNDLSTALVRKDSAGVQALRAGFVLGSTSPDGLSILSFIKSYPSQRLEINLPQSFRVASNLNSGFWLTQQFMLAIAPQLNPITSQLSFSIDPSAPGVAQYQVLGLELNDQKRNRKIPVDVYWSNSSTTEKPVIVFSHGFGSVRTDMRYLAQHLASHGYIVAALEHPGSNETYTNLAFKNNTRFIQPQEFLDRPKDISFVLDELEKLNQTATSPLQGKVATNNAMVIGYSFGGGTALSLAGAELQLEELKQRCKKNVAGFSFGETLQCVAQELPANKYQLRDERIKRAIALSPTSSLMFGKNGLREVKVPTLIWAASADKTLPALPEQVIGFTKIPSPKWLVGILGGTHLSVKDPSTTMDQATKLNTVLSGGEVVGEQAADIRKYLQAIALAFAAQGTPEAEKYEPFLTPDYAQFASTQAFPIRLVTRIPTQAMLVVRQYIKSEE from the coding sequence ATGGGAAGAATCTGGGGAAATCTACAAACCGTGAAAGGTGGGTTTTGTGCAATTGCGATCGCGCAAATTTTAGGGACAGCTACCTCTGCAAAAGCGGCGGAAACAGTTGTAGTGAGATATGGCCCGTTTGCAGAATCCTTCGCTGTAGCCGATTTGCAAAAAGCTGCGGAAACTGGAGAGTTTCCCAGAGACATAGCACTTTTCACCAATAAGTTACCGGAAGAACAACGCCGTTCCATATTAGGGGCCTTGAGAATGAAGATACCCCTAAACGTGGTCGCTATTAGTCGCTTATTGAATACGCAAATTGGGACAGCAATTCTCAACGATCTATCTACGGCTTTAGTCAGAAAAGATAGTGCTGGCGTACAAGCATTAAGAGCCGGATTCGTCTTAGGCTCCACTTCACCCGATGGACTTTCTATACTATCTTTTATTAAATCTTATCCGAGTCAACGCTTAGAAATAAATTTACCGCAATCATTTAGAGTTGCCAGCAATTTAAACTCAGGTTTTTGGCTGACGCAACAGTTTATGCTAGCGATCGCACCGCAACTCAACCCCATCACATCGCAACTATCTTTTTCTATTGATCCTAGCGCACCGGGAGTAGCTCAATATCAGGTTCTAGGTTTGGAATTAAATGACCAAAAACGCAACCGCAAAATTCCTGTAGATGTTTATTGGTCAAACTCTTCAACCACAGAAAAACCTGTAATTGTGTTTAGTCATGGTTTCGGATCGGTGCGTACAGATATGCGCTACTTGGCGCAACATTTAGCATCTCATGGCTATATAGTAGCAGCCCTAGAACATCCGGGTAGTAATGAGACATATACCAACTTAGCTTTCAAAAATAACACTAGGTTTATCCAACCCCAAGAGTTTTTAGATCGTCCCAAAGATATTAGTTTTGTCCTTGATGAACTAGAAAAACTCAACCAAACCGCTACTAGTCCCTTACAGGGAAAAGTCGCCACGAATAACGCTATGGTAATTGGCTATTCCTTTGGTGGTGGGACAGCCTTATCACTTGCAGGAGCGGAATTACAATTAGAAGAACTCAAACAGCGTTGTAAAAAGAATGTAGCTGGATTTAGTTTTGGAGAAACCCTGCAATGCGTTGCTCAAGAATTACCAGCTAATAAATATCAGCTACGAGATGAGAGAATTAAAAGAGCGATCGCACTTAGTCCGACCTCTTCTTTAATGTTTGGTAAAAATGGACTGAGAGAGGTGAAAGTACCTACCTTAATCTGGGCGGCTTCCGCAGATAAAACGCTTCCAGCTTTACCCGAACAAGTAATAGGATTCACTAAAATTCCATCTCCTAAATGGCTAGTGGGTATACTTGGCGGTACTCATTTGAGCGTCAAAGACCCCAGTACCACAATGGATCAAGCCACAAAGCTCAATACAGTCTTATCTGGTGGAGAAGTTGTAGGCGAACAAGCTGCAGATATTCGTAAATATTTGCAAGCGATCGCTTTAGCTTTTGCAGCCCAGGGAACTCCTGAAGCGGAAAAATATGAACCTTTTCTCACACCAGATTATGCTCAATTTGCTTCCACTCAAGCATTTCCCATTCGCTTAGTTACTAGAATTCCTACACAAGCAATGCTAGTAGTTAGGCAATATATTAAGAGTGAGGAATAA
- a CDS encoding ATP adenylyltransferase family protein — protein MTEGKILLQPGTLWQSVIERTESALKCGALLSIPTDFEYIEQDGVRFLVRILANLVRKDAAKKKQAQQTATSGKDFNPFLPYEEDLFVADISETHVCLLNKFNVVDHHILIITRAFEEQESLLTLEDFAAMWACLAEYDGLAFYNGGQVAGASQRHKHLQIVPLPLTTSGDAIPIQPLLAKAKFQDAIATIPGLPFKHAFAALNSQWAESPLPAAKTTMELYYALLHAVEIAAVNDHRQSGAYNLLATREWMLIVPRSQEEYEFISVNSLGFAGALLVRNQQQMQLLKDQGPMNILKNVGFVNW, from the coding sequence ATGACAGAGGGAAAAATATTGTTGCAACCTGGCACTTTATGGCAAAGTGTCATAGAACGTACTGAATCTGCTTTGAAATGTGGGGCGTTGCTGTCGATACCAACGGATTTTGAATATATTGAGCAGGATGGTGTACGTTTCTTGGTGAGGATTTTGGCAAATCTTGTGCGTAAGGATGCAGCCAAGAAAAAACAGGCTCAACAAACCGCCACATCCGGTAAGGATTTTAATCCTTTTCTCCCATACGAAGAAGATTTATTTGTTGCAGATATTTCTGAAACTCATGTATGTCTCCTGAATAAATTTAACGTTGTTGACCATCATATATTGATTATTACTCGCGCTTTTGAGGAACAAGAAAGCCTACTTACCTTAGAAGATTTTGCAGCAATGTGGGCTTGTTTAGCGGAATATGATGGTTTAGCATTTTATAACGGTGGTCAAGTTGCAGGGGCCAGTCAGCGACACAAGCATTTGCAAATCGTACCTTTACCTTTGACAACTTCAGGTGATGCAATACCTATTCAGCCGTTGTTAGCAAAAGCAAAATTTCAGGATGCGATTGCAACCATACCAGGTTTACCTTTTAAACACGCTTTTGCAGCTTTAAATTCCCAGTGGGCAGAGTCGCCATTACCAGCCGCAAAAACTACAATGGAACTATATTATGCTTTACTCCATGCTGTAGAGATAGCTGCGGTTAACGATCATAGACAATCTGGTGCGTACAACCTTTTAGCAACACGAGAATGGATGTTAATCGTACCGCGATCGCAAGAAGAATACGAGTTCATTTCTGTTAACTCACTAGGTTTTGCAGGTGCGCTATTAGTGCGAAATCAGCAACAAATGCAACTCCTTAAAGACCAAGGGCCAATGAATATTCTTAAGAATGTGGGTTTTGTTAATTGGTAA
- a CDS encoding cysteine desulfurase-like protein, whose translation MHHFDLKWIRGQFPALTQTINGKPVIFCDGPGGTQVPGAVLDAISDYLVRSNANAHGAFATSARTDALLTAARAATADFLGCHSDEVVFGANMTTLTFSVSRAIGRELQAGDEIIVTQLDHYANVSPWYALEEKGVVVREVGFNVEDCTLDMGELERLINERTKLVAIGFASNGVGTINDVPKVVRLAHAVGALVFVDAVHYAPHAPLNVHALDCDFLACSAYKFFGPHVGVLYGKREHLARLTPYKVKPAPDDVPSRWETGTLNYEGLAGLVAAINYLTKLGCHVSPNVDNELISALIAADKEGIETFHCPSFLTSADSATPAITSAYHSRRAALVAAMSSIQQYERELSHKLIPGLLAIPGLKLYGITDPQRFNWRTPTVGIRLAGQTPATVAKALGDRGIFSWHGHFYAIALIEKLGIEPTSGLVRIGLTHYNTAEEIEQLLQALQEIAV comes from the coding sequence ATGCATCACTTTGACCTGAAATGGATACGCGGCCAGTTTCCCGCACTCACACAAACAATTAATGGTAAGCCTGTAATTTTTTGTGATGGCCCTGGTGGAACTCAAGTACCGGGTGCAGTGCTTGATGCTATCAGTGATTATTTAGTAAGGTCAAACGCTAATGCTCATGGGGCTTTTGCGACTAGCGCGCGCACAGATGCACTGTTGACGGCGGCGCGTGCTGCTACGGCTGATTTTCTGGGATGTCATAGTGATGAGGTGGTATTCGGTGCTAATATGACCACCCTTACCTTTAGCGTCAGTCGCGCTATTGGTCGAGAATTGCAAGCAGGCGACGAAATTATTGTGACACAGCTTGACCATTACGCCAATGTTTCCCCTTGGTATGCGTTGGAGGAAAAAGGCGTGGTTGTGCGTGAGGTGGGTTTCAATGTGGAAGACTGCACCCTCGATATGGGTGAACTGGAACGGCTAATTAATGAACGTACAAAGTTAGTCGCAATTGGCTTTGCATCTAATGGAGTGGGGACAATTAACGATGTCCCTAAAGTTGTGCGTTTAGCTCATGCTGTGGGCGCATTAGTATTTGTTGATGCTGTTCACTATGCGCCCCATGCGCCTCTCAATGTTCATGCGTTGGATTGCGACTTTCTCGCCTGTTCCGCTTACAAGTTCTTTGGCCCCCACGTAGGGGTTTTGTATGGTAAGCGTGAGCATCTTGCCCGATTAACGCCATATAAAGTCAAACCCGCTCCTGATGATGTCCCATCGCGCTGGGAAACTGGAACTTTGAATTATGAAGGCTTGGCTGGGTTAGTAGCGGCAATAAATTACTTGACAAAATTGGGTTGTCATGTATCACCTAACGTTGATAACGAGTTAATTTCTGCCTTAATCGCAGCGGATAAGGAAGGTATAGAAACATTCCACTGTCCCAGCTTCCTCACTTCTGCAGATTCAGCGACACCTGCAATTACATCTGCTTATCACAGCAGACGGGCGGCTTTGGTAGCAGCGATGTCCAGCATTCAACAATATGAAAGAGAATTGAGTCACAAACTGATTCCGGGATTGTTGGCGATTCCTGGCTTAAAGTTATATGGCATTACCGATCCACAGCGCTTTAATTGGCGAACCCCAACAGTAGGAATTCGATTAGCCGGACAAACCCCCGCAACTGTTGCCAAAGCATTAGGCGATCGCGGAATATTTTCTTGGCATGGTCATTTTTATGCGATCGCTCTGATCGAAAAACTAGGCATAGAACCTACCAGTGGTTTAGTGCGAATTGGACTCACACACTACAACACAGCCGAGGAAATTGAGCAACTATTGCAAGCCTTACAAGAAATTGCGGTCTAG
- a CDS encoding response regulator transcription factor yields MKIDESAKIRLLIVDDQSLIRQGLKAMLEQERDLQVVGDAENGKVALEMVAQLQPDVVLMDIRMPEMDGRTATKLIVENYPHIKVLILSTFDDDTSLAGAMRAGAKGYLLKDMPSSELANAIRFGHYGYTQFGPGLFDKLLAKETSPAETSESSAPAKLSELTAREQEVLQLIGVGATNREIAQKLYITEGTVKTHVTSILNRLNLKNRSQLAIYANTINHKSAEGEVIGNR; encoded by the coding sequence ATGAAAATTGATGAATCTGCTAAAATTCGCCTATTAATTGTTGACGACCAAAGCTTGATTCGTCAAGGATTAAAGGCAATGCTAGAACAGGAACGTGATTTACAGGTAGTGGGAGATGCGGAGAATGGCAAAGTTGCCTTAGAAATGGTTGCACAACTCCAGCCTGATGTGGTGTTAATGGATATTCGGATGCCGGAAATGGATGGACGAACTGCTACAAAATTAATTGTAGAAAACTATCCCCATATCAAAGTTCTAATTCTCAGCACATTTGATGATGATACTTCTTTGGCTGGGGCTATGCGGGCGGGTGCAAAAGGATATTTGCTTAAAGATATGCCTTCCAGCGAGTTAGCAAATGCAATTCGCTTTGGACATTATGGCTATACTCAATTTGGCCCGGGGTTATTTGATAAACTTTTAGCGAAAGAAACATCTCCAGCCGAAACTAGTGAAAGTTCCGCGCCTGCAAAGTTATCAGAACTCACTGCACGAGAACAAGAAGTTTTGCAGTTGATTGGCGTAGGCGCAACCAACCGCGAAATTGCTCAAAAGCTATATATTACTGAAGGCACAGTAAAAACTCATGTGACAAGTATTCTCAACCGTCTCAATCTCAAGAATCGGTCACAACTGGCGATTTATGCAAATACTATAAATCACAAATCTGCTGAGGGGGAGGTAATCGGTAATAGGTAA
- a CDS encoding Crp/Fnr family transcriptional regulator translates to MQASLEQLSQITVFAGLTTADKISLQPQTQLQHYSKGEMILHEGDRLPAKLYAVVSGSIQVSKTATTGKETILRTLAVGEIFAAPALLGNGISPATVTAESECEILTVERDALLKAIQQNPEIALQMLMVFNNRIQQLHETVHGLVSERAIVRLARLIQYYAAESGTERTSKGETLKVKLSYYLMARSVGISYEECVRLIKSLNSMITYSRGGKITILDTNQLDAIALGGIE, encoded by the coding sequence ATGCAGGCATCATTGGAACAACTCTCTCAAATTACTGTGTTTGCAGGGTTAACAACTGCAGACAAAATTAGTTTGCAACCCCAAACCCAACTGCAACATTATAGTAAGGGGGAGATGATTCTCCATGAAGGCGATCGCTTACCTGCAAAATTATATGCTGTTGTTAGCGGTTCCATTCAAGTGAGCAAAACAGCAACCACAGGCAAAGAAACGATTTTGCGTACCTTAGCAGTAGGAGAGATTTTTGCTGCGCCTGCTTTATTAGGAAATGGAATTTCCCCTGCGACTGTAACGGCTGAATCTGAGTGTGAAATTCTCACTGTAGAGCGAGATGCTTTATTAAAGGCTATACAACAAAATCCTGAAATTGCCTTACAGATGTTGATGGTTTTTAACAATCGGATTCAGCAATTACATGAAACAGTACATGGATTAGTTTCTGAAAGAGCTATTGTCAGGCTTGCCAGATTAATTCAATATTATGCTGCCGAATCTGGAACTGAGCGAACTTCAAAAGGCGAGACTTTAAAAGTTAAGTTATCTTACTACCTTATGGCTCGTAGTGTTGGGATTTCTTACGAGGAATGCGTGCGTTTAATTAAAAGCCTCAACTCAATGATTACCTACAGTCGAGGTGGCAAAATTACAATTCTTGATACTAATCAATTAGATGCGATCGCTCTTGGTGGCATAGAGTAA
- a CDS encoding amidase codes for MNTTDLAFTPALKLAQLIRRRELSPLELVNVYLERIERLNPQLGSYFTVTADLAIADAQAKTEILVNSSELPPFFGVPISIKDLNPVAGVPCTYGNPALINNIPTYDDGIVTRIKQAGFIILGKTATSEVGSFPYSEPMGFPPARNPWNLDYTPGGSSGGAAASVAAGLSAIAQGSDGGGSVRGPAACCGLVGIKPSRGRVSNAPVGDRLSGIATNGPIARTVADAAALLDTMSGYVVGDPYWLPDPETSFLSATEKPPQELQIAYTTIIPPLGEADSSCEQGVLQTVKLLAQLGHKVVEKSPDFSGLIEPFPIIWQAGVGASGIPAEVLQPMNRWLLARSGSAGEYLQAVSQMQIAARQIVGFFHNVDVLVLPVYLHSPIRVGEWADLSPEDTLKEIINWIAPCPAANATGQPAIALPVGFDSNGLPISVQLIGKPGAEATLISLAAQLEAANPWIQHRPAFAIDK; via the coding sequence ATGAATACCACTGATTTAGCTTTTACCCCAGCACTGAAGTTGGCGCAATTAATCCGTCGCCGGGAACTTTCGCCTCTAGAGTTGGTAAATGTATATCTAGAAAGGATTGAGCGGTTAAATCCCCAGTTAGGCAGCTATTTTACGGTGACGGCAGATTTAGCGATCGCAGATGCTCAAGCTAAAACAGAAATACTGGTAAATAGTTCAGAGTTACCGCCATTTTTTGGGGTACCAATTTCGATTAAAGACCTGAACCCGGTAGCTGGTGTACCTTGTACTTATGGCAATCCTGCTTTAATCAACAATATCCCTACCTATGATGATGGGATAGTTACCCGCATCAAACAAGCCGGATTTATTATCCTCGGTAAAACTGCCACTTCCGAAGTTGGTTCTTTTCCTTACAGTGAACCTATGGGATTTCCCCCAGCGAGAAATCCCTGGAATTTAGACTATACACCAGGCGGTTCTAGTGGTGGTGCAGCCGCATCCGTAGCTGCTGGGTTGAGTGCGATCGCTCAAGGTTCCGATGGTGGTGGCTCAGTGCGTGGGCCTGCAGCTTGTTGTGGTTTGGTAGGCATTAAACCATCACGGGGTAGAGTAAGTAATGCTCCTGTAGGCGATCGCCTTTCGGGAATTGCCACTAATGGGCCGATTGCTCGGACTGTTGCCGATGCGGCTGCACTTTTAGATACTATGTCAGGTTACGTAGTAGGCGATCCTTATTGGTTACCCGATCCGGAAACATCCTTCCTCTCTGCTACCGAGAAACCACCCCAAGAATTGCAAATTGCCTATACAACGATTATTCCTCCCTTGGGTGAAGCAGATAGTAGCTGTGAACAAGGAGTTTTGCAAACAGTTAAGTTGTTAGCACAATTAGGACACAAAGTTGTAGAAAAATCGCCAGATTTTAGCGGATTAATTGAACCATTTCCTATCATCTGGCAAGCTGGGGTAGGTGCTTCGGGAATTCCGGCAGAAGTTTTGCAACCAATGAACCGTTGGCTATTGGCGCGTTCTGGTTCTGCGGGTGAATATCTGCAAGCAGTATCACAAATGCAAATCGCCGCTAGACAAATTGTTGGGTTTTTCCATAATGTTGATGTGCTGGTATTGCCAGTTTATTTGCATTCTCCAATTCGCGTAGGCGAATGGGCTGACTTAAGTCCAGAAGACACACTCAAAGAGATTATTAACTGGATTGCGCCCTGTCCCGCAGCCAATGCTACTGGACAACCTGCGATCGCACTTCCTGTAGGATTTGATAGTAACGGTTTACCCATTAGCGTACAGTTAATTGGCAAACCCGGCGCAGAAGCTACACTCATCAGTCTCGCCGCACAATTAGAGGCTGCAAATCCTTGGATTCAGCATCGTCCAGCTTTTGCTATTGATAAATAA